From the genome of Toxoplasma gondii ME49 chromosome XII, whole genome shotgun sequence:
TTTCGCTCTTTGGCAACATTCttctcgaggagacagggtcGAGCAACCTCCCGCGCCGAAGCGGTCGACTCAGCTTAAGCtgtcttttccctcttttcaAAAGATTCAGACGAAGTAAAGACTCGGTCTAGAATGACGCCCTTGATCCATTCCAAGATAAGAAAACCTGTGAATCGAACCACACACAAGCGCCACCCGAGCTCGAGGTGTCATCCTAGTCGCGTGAACTGAAACGAAGTCCACTGGTACCAACAGAAtcgcttccccgtctcttGGTCCGGCACGAGAGCATCCACCAGACGGATGCACTACAACAAGTTACCTCCTTCATTTAGACAGCCAGGGATCGCTTTTGCTTTTAGCAGTTGCGCAACTATATCTGCCGCAGTCCAACAGCTCGGTTTACAGGTGTACGTCCCATTCTGGAGCCTTCggccaggtgtacatacacctgagaGACCCAGTGTTCCACGACTAGGGGTCCTGGAAGGACAACTGCGTTCTGTAAAATCGGAGCGTAACTTCACTCTAACAACAGCTTACTCCGACGTGACTCTTTCCGTACCAAAGACAACGAGGACGGACGAAGAGGCAACATGCAAACAGAAACAACAATGTGAAAAGTCGTAGCCACGCCTCTTTTATACATTTGGACAACCTCACACTGCACCGGACTGCAACGGCCTGTCGTCGGGGGAAGAGACTGTTtcgagcgaaagaagaaaaacggtcGATTACAGGTCACGCCTTCCCCTCACTGTGAATTCAAATGACAACAAGATCTATAAAAATGAGTCACGTCCACTTTCAAAACAAGTACGCCGATTACAAGGGGTGCGTATGCCGTGCACAGACCGCCTTACCCATGAAGACTTGAAAGATAATCTGAATGTTGTAGACAAAGTTCGGGTTCCCTGTGTTCCGGCCTAGCCACAGCTCTGTCGTCACGGGGTAGATCGAGACAGCCACGAAAGCGACGACGATCTGTACACAacaaaaaagacagaggacgGCGAATTCgggtgaagaaaaagagcgcCTGGGACAGGAAGGACTTGTCGCGTCTCTAGTACCTTTGTGCAGTTTAGTCTACTTTCTCGAAAAAATTGTAtagagagcagaaggagagaggacgaccGATGCTACTGACTCCTGACACAGCGCACCTTCCACGTCAACAATAAACATTCCTTCGAGAAACACCGAGAATACCCTGAACCAGGGAGTCAAATACATTGAACCTGAATCCACATGGAGCGGATTTGAAACGATACTTTAGAACCCTCACACGAGTGCTTCGTGAGCTAAGTAGGCACGACGAACTTGACATGTGGCGGGTACAACGTTTTATCGAGAGGTGCACCAAttgagaagaaaggaatTAGACGCACAAAATGCCAAGGCCTTTTCTTATCCCGGCATTCCCTTTGAATATGCCTTCGTCGATAGATGAACTGATCGCGTTTCACAAATACAGCCAGTGAAATCTGGGTGATTTCCATGAATGGGGATACATGTCAAAATGTTTCCGCCCCCACGATCCGCAGTCAGTGTGTCACTCAGATGTTCGGGTGTCTTACCAGCTTGACGAAGGCGACCTTCCTTTCCACTATGTGCCACCGACTGATGAGAAGACTCTGAGGCGATCGGCAGACAAGTCACAACAACATGCTTGCGCCAAAAGCTGGATTCGCGGCTATAAtgcatctgtttcttcgaCTTGCGTTTTGCCACCCCACCCTCCCGCAAACTCTTACGACTATCGACGATCACGGGAGGCTCATGAATGTGACTGGACTCGCCGTAGAGAATAATCCTTCTGACGTGAACTCAGGAGTCAAGTAGGTACACACCGGAGACGGATTGATGATGTCCGTCTGTGCATTTGCGTTGACACTCGGTTATGTCTGTTCGACGCCACTGTAACCAAAGTACTCCTCAACTTAAACTGCGAAGTCACGTAGGCGCTAACCGAGTGCAGAAGAAGTAGGACGACGCATTGCTTGGTAATGCACGGACGTATCGCTCTGTTTACTTCACTGCTAAGAACTCTCGTCCCGACATGTTTACGCTCTTTGTGTCCAGAAGGCCCACCCCGGCCAAAACTTGTCTTTTTCAAACAGTTATACACAAAATGAAAAGATTCACCGTGGATGACGATCAAACGAATCTATGTGGCCGGACGCCAGGCTAAACCTCCAACATACCTTTTACCTACAACTGTACGGAGCACACCAAACCTCCAGGCAAAGAACTAATTGTTCTCTTCTAGATACCCGTGATAAACCCAGTAACGTTTACAGTACGAGTGAGCGTCAACTGTTGAAACAGTGTGTTTCACCGCAAGAGCGAAACTTCCCCACCGGACTTACCACAAGGAACGCGGAATCCGATATGCAGAAAGACGGCTGAAAGAGCAGGgcgatctgcatgcagacagcaGATACAGCCAAGGCCGGAGGTTTCGTTCGAATCAGTTTGGATTTTGCAGCAGCTCTGCTGCTGTGTCGTCTCTGCTGGCGATGTTGACTGCTCATCTCAGGGTGGAACAAGTTTATCCGAGCCTGAtgtttcccctttcttctgcaaaTCGTTCAACTGGAGCTTTTGTGGAGTCATAAAGTAGGAGCTTCAAGTCTAGGTACCTACATGACGATTGGCCACTGCGCGCAGCGCCGTCCCCGAACAACATGTTCCTCGACTTGATAAATAGAtgacaaagagacaccgtACAAAGCCGGCAATACAAACACAAAGATCACAGCTAGAGCAGTGGCGACTAAACTagagaagagtcgagacgaaaaacgTATTTAGAGCTGGTTACAAAACGTTTTTGGCTACACTTTGCTCTGCACATGTACAgatgtctcttttttccaaACGAAGGCCTCAGACGCACACTTGGACTCTGAAACAAGTCCTGCCCTCGGACGGCAGGcggtggagacagcgcaccccgggaacgagaagaaaagctgaGACTTGTGACTCACAGCGATGACGACCTGGCAGTACGCCAGAGGGTAGCGGAACATCCGGACAAAGAGGGGAACGACGAGAATGAAGCAATGGCCCTGTCGACAGGGgcagaaagacaaaaagagacagcagagctCTAGTCGGGGGCTTCTCCTCGACTCAGGCACACTGGACATGCACAAAGTACCCTGGAGTAGCGCGTCTGCGACGAAACGCATCGCCTGAGTGTGTGGCGAGTTCATAGGATTAACTGCTACAGCTCCCAAGAGGCTtccgcatgcgtttcctgAAGAGCAGTGGGAGTTACGTTCACTTGTTCAGATTTAGGAAAAAACGaattgcatgcagagaaaatcCCGTGTGAAACCGCGCCGACAACAGAGAGTTAacttctgcctcctcagaAATGAAAAGACCCTTATTACGGACTGCATTTATGGAACGTGGTAGCTAGTGTTCGCGTCGCGGCTCTTTGACAAGACCGGATCCGCAGAAAGGACGGAAAGAGACTTTTTCAGAGACAGTGGGAGAGACCTGATGTGGACGCACCTGAAAGATCatgacgaagagaaggcgataTCTTTCAAAGATCTGCAGGACGGCAGAGAAACTGGAAAGTCGGTGTTTACTCGCGCAAATGAGATTCAAagtttttcgtctcttctcgcactTCCTAAGAAACCTCGACTGTAATGGGCAGTTGGAACTCTGAGGACGGTCGACGTCTGCGCGCGCTCTCTCAGCCACGGCCCCGACCCCAAGAAAGTGCCAGCCGAAACCAAGAGAAACGCTGGAAGAGACAATCTGTGCCACAgtcgtttttctgcctccaagagacaggcgccggATCGCCGACCTCGCTATTCGGTTTcttcggaagaaacaaaaCGGAGGGGAGTGCGTTTCTCAGTTGAGAACTCAGCTCACCAGTGAGAAGATGTACCAGAAAATCCCCAGGTTGGGTCCGAGGTCCCGCACTCCCCACATGGAGACGACCGTGGAGTCGAGGTAGTCCtgcacagagacgagacCCGTCGCAGAGTGCAGAAGTTGTCAGAGACGCACAGCTGCAAGAACGATTTCCGCTCGAGAAGGACACCGTCGCGGACGCGACCCAGACACGCAGAACGAATGTTTCACCGGAAAAGAAAGCACCTGGACTCGCCGCTCTTGGTCTCCCCAGAAACGCACACGAAAAACTTTCCCGCTCGTTCTCTCGCGAGGTCCAGAGCCGAgcaagaagcaaagaaactGAGAAGTCTCGTTTTCCAAAGTCCCCCATGTCCTGGTTCCGTCACGGAACGCCTTGGTCTGATCCCCGGTGAAAACGCGACGGCCGCATGCACTCCCCCAGCGGCACATTGGGGGCTCTCTGGCTCCGCTTCTTGTGGACTCTCTGGCGGTGTCTGTGGGAAAGCAAGACTCGTCCAAGTGCTACTTGACATCGACTCTTACAGAACGGAAACGCCCCCAAAACTGCTGGCTCTTTCGTCTGCTCACTTCTGGGGCTCAAACGGAGGCAGCTGCTCGACCCTTAAATGGCGCCTAAACAGCCGACGCAGATCTTGCCTCCAATCTAAATAGGCAATGCACTGACGTCTTTGTCGCACCAGCACCCATACCATCACTGAGTGTCACTCCCGAGCCTTAAATCTGGAGAGGTCTAAACCAGGAGTCCACCTCGCAGAACAGTCTCTTACACAATACACTCCCGGGGGCTACAGCACacttgtctctttcgctctccccTGGAAAGATCCACAGGGCGACTTACGGCAGCGTCTGCGGTGTACGCTCTCAACGCAAAGTACGAAGCGACGTGGAGAAGGACACAGAAAGCCAGACccgcaaagaagagaagagtgcCGCGAAGTAGGCCAGGAAGAATGTCTTTCTTTGGAGAAGGCAAAACCTCCAGGAGATCTGCAGGCAACCACAAACTCGCAGGAAGGCGAAGTCTCATAGGTCCACCGGCGCCTGCCGCTGTCACACAGCTATCtgcaggtgtatgtacacctgcaGATAGCTGTGTGACAGCGGCTCGGGACAGAATCCACCTCGTCAGTCAATTTCCATGGACAAGAGTGCCAGgcggtctcttctcctgcccTCGAACGTTTCTGATCCAACAGGAGCCCTCATGAACTCCCCCCTCCAAACGGTGAGTCAGGAAACCTCGTGAACAGCACAACAGAAGATACAGCAGGGGGtcaaagaccttcaagatcgAAACCAGCAGTCCAAACCGTGGAAGCGAGGACGCACTACTGACGAAGTTCACGActttctcccccttcccTTCCTCCTGCTGCTCAAGTCTCGACCCCCACCACGAGCGCTAGCAAAGAAAGAATTGTTTCCACCGATTGACTCTGActgcgagaagcagcagactcACCCAGTCGCTGTACAGTTTGAGTccgcactgcatgcagcaggtGCGCCaaggggagagcgaggagcagCGCCTGAGGAGGTCCGACATaaagagaaaaaccgaagaaaacgacagagagcCACCTGGAGAGCCAGCCAGCTCGAGTTGCGCAGGCAAGAGCCGACGCGAAGAAAGCCAGCGGAAGCGTGTGGATggtcagagagagaatggCGCCGAtctgagaagaaagacaaacgcCGAGAAAGTCAGAGATTAGATGCATGTAAGGTCGATGAATcccttctccagttcctctctctgccgcggTGCAGAAAGAGACCCCTTGTTCTCTGACGGTCAAGCAAGAGTCCATTGTGGCGGTGGTGAACAGCAACCACAGAGGACAAAGGGTGTCTGGATCTCATCCCTGGAGCGCTACTCAACGTCCTCACGACTTGAATGTCACTTTGGCGCCTCGAGAGTTCTTGCCTTACCGTCATGGGGTGGAGGAAGTAGCTGGCTGCGACGAGAGCCGGCGTAGCGACGATCTCTTCGACGCCGTCTCGCGGCTGCTGGTGCGATTCCTCGCTCCCCTTCGCGAGTGTCTTGCCTCGTTCGCTCGgtcctttctcccgcgtcacgtctgtcgagttctcccagtccttctgtctccaacTGACCGCCCATGTTCGGGCCTCTGCTGCGGCGACAGCGAGGGCGGTCGCGGCAACCAAGTCGATGAAAATCAAGACAAGGTAGTACCGCCACTGACAGCTGCTGGTGTTGCAACTCTCGTCCGCGCCGCGGCCTGCGCCGGTCAGCCACTTCAAACTGAGGAAGACCAGCGGctgctgtctgtacaccccgcCCGTGtacggcgagaaggagagcgcgTGCAGCGTGAGCGCCTCGcggaaggacgagaaggaggcggaggcggggGAAACCAGTGGCTCCGTGGACTCTGAAAGAGTCAATCCCACAGAGTAAAGAAACAGACGGAGTGCGACTCCGACGGCGAGAAGCACAAGAAGTTGCCAAGAAAAGATGGAGCCTTCTTTTCGCTGACATGCGCGGGTCCAGGTCGGCAGGTCCGCCTCAGAGCGCGCAGACGGCGGGGGTGGAACCGGCGCGGGGAGAGTCGCGTCCAAACTGGagtctgtttccttcgcttctggaCATTCAGCAGGCGAAGCCTCCACAGCTGGGCGGTGGCGTCGCCGAAGACTCTCCACTGTCATGGTTGGAGCCGGAacaaaacgaggaaagggTGACGATCTCAAGAGACTCCTTGGACGCGAAGGGCGCGCAGACACTGTGCAATAAAGGCGCTCCGGAAGCAGTCCGAGTGAGGGAAGTTCCAGAAACtgggaagaaaaacacagcgTGAGTGTACACCAGCCAACTCTGTGCTGGAATCAATGCGCAAGAGAGCGACCCGCGGCCGTACCACCCCGGGAGAGTCGCCGACCGACGTCAGAGCGTCTCTTGAAAAGGAATGGAGTTCGTCGATAGAAATGGGGAGGGTGAGCTTTACTGTTACAAGATTTCTAAAAAAACTGGAAGGACGGTCTACTTCGATAGGGGGGCCAGCAGGCAGCTGGTTTTCTCGTGTCTTCCGTCGCAAGGTCTGTCGCGCATGTGTGAGCATGTGCgtagagaggcagagaaagccaCTCTCGGCACTTGAAGGTCCCGCGTTTGCTTCCTTCACTTTAAAACGCGATTGAAGAGATAAGAACAGCTCTCTGAAACTTCCTATAGACACTTCCTCTCCGGGAAAACGGGGTTCTCCTTCCGAGACTCCGTGTCGAGTTTTTTcgcatgcgcatgtgtgcagcgacagctgctgctgcaggtTGACTAGACATGCTGGAAACAGCAGTTTTCTGTACCTTCACGTGGCTGTACCAAAGCCTTTTTTCCAGCAAGAACTCTTCGCCAGGAGCTGTTTGCTTGCGTGATTTTTCTCCCCTGTAGCTCGACTGGTTTTTCCGTAATGCACTCTTTTGTCTGTGACAGACCTCCTGGCTGGCAGCGGTACCACCTCTCCCACCCCCCGTGTCTGAGGTCGGTGTCCTGATGGTTGGACATGTGGAGTCTGGGAAAAGCGGAAAAGTTTTGCGCAACACTGTGTTTGATTCTTTACAAAGATTGCTTTCGAGAGAGCGCCGCTGGATTTTCGCCCCTTCCATCCGGCAGGAACCTGCAAATACGCCAAGATATGTCCCGGCGTCCGCCAGTTCCTCCCAACCGAACGCAGTCTCTTGTCACTCTCCTTCATCGCCGACTGTTCCTCTCCCGCGTTACTTCCTGAGAGGTGTCGACTCGTGTAACTGCACATTAGCAGCCGCTGAAACCCGCCGCTACGTAGCAAAAAAAAGTATTCATATGCAGGCATGTATTCGGTGTgtgtgcgcatgcattttTTCTCGAATGCATCGCTGTATCGCGGTTTCTTTGCGAAGTTCAAGAGTCCTTCCTGGCTCCGATGGAAAGGCTCGAGTGTCAAGCTCGAGGTTTGACATTCAAGATTCGTCAGATCGCCGCAGgtcgcgtctgcgtcgttcAGCGTTCCTGCTGGTCGCAGCTGCACAGTTTGTCGGAGGTTGTGGCACAGTAGATGCGAGGGGAGTCTGGTGTCGGCCGAATCGTCTGTGACCTGAATGTTTCATTCTAGTCTTTTGCGCGTGATCATAGACCTAAATACCTCGTGTGAGTCGTGCAATCTGTGCCGAATACAGAAAAACGTCCTTTCGAGAAGGAATGCCGCGCGCCTGTCTCAGTGTGCCAGGGGCGTCTTTCGCCGCGACAGCTCCTCTGTCCGCTGCGAGAGCGGCAGACACGGTCGCAGCGAgttcttccgtctctgcgcccgaagaggagaaacatgAGCATTCGTCTCTTCCCGGGGAAAGCCGGGGAGAAAACGATGCCCCGTTGGCTCCCCTCACGCCACAGGGAAGCACTGTGCCTGTTCAGACGGTCGACTCCTGGCCCGAAGCGTCGGCTCCAGCGGAGTCAAATGCTCCCCCGAATCCAGACGACGCACAAAAATCTGAGAAAGAGAGTGCGAAAACAGATTCTTCGTCCAAAGAAGCGTTAGATGGGAGTCGGCTCAATACGCAGCTCTGCCCAAAGACCCATCCCTCCTCCCCatcagaagaaaagacttTGGAACTCGCGCCGTCCAAGACGCTTCCGCAACCGTCACGAGACGCGCCTGCGGAGACCGGAACGCATGAAGATGCTCAAGTTCTCTCTAATCCGAGGACTCATGTGAAGGAGACATCTTCCCTCTGTCGACCTGCACCTGACGACCAGCAGACATCGTCTGCCGGGGCAGGAACAAACGAATGCGCCGCATGGAGGACGACGCATGACCGTCCCTGTGGCTGGgccgcttcttccctgcCCTGTGGGGTGTACAGACTCCCGAGGCCGCCTTCAGCGAGTACTTTTTCCGATGCGTTTTCTGGCGCCTTGAACACTCTCCCGCCaaccctcgccttctccgggCCGTGCAATCCGCACTCTCACatgagcgcatgcagttcgtcTCTCGGACTCCACGAGTCCCCGGTACATCCCTGTGTCCACAGCAGCTGGCTCTTCGCGTCCGACTGTCCAAACCGGCTTTGTCGCTGCCAGACGCGCGACGCGAGAAAGCACCATTCACTGTTGCCTTGGCGCTGTCGCCGAGTTTTTCGTGAGAGACCTGCGGGACTCGGTAGGGACAGACGGGGGCCTTCGAGTGTCGCCAGCGAGAGCAGCCGCAGCGAAGACGACCCCAGCAGCTGCAGTGACGCCTCCTGTGCTGCTGagcttgtcttctctccaaaGCATGCCTACCGTATCGCCAGTGGGGACGCCGGAGCCGCCTGTGGGTGCTTTCGAGGCCGCACAAAGCTTCTGAAGCGAGGCATCGCATgtgaagagcgaagaaaacattGTGAGACAGGCTACAGTCGCAGGCGCATTCGACGCCGTAGAAGCAACAGTGCAAGCAGCTTCTCCAGTTTCCCTCACTCTCTGCGAAACGCCTCCGGTCTCCATCTCCACCACCGTTCTCTGTGCCCCCATGGATGTCTCGACCCGGTTCAGACTGTGACGGATTTCGCGCCTCCGTGGGTCGGACGGGGGATCGTCGCATGTccgagaaagggagactcTGCGCCTCTCAACACCCGCCAGTTCGTCAGGCTTCGCCAGAGACGCGGGCGCGAGGCGTTGAATCCagtggaagagacagagagagacatcaGGGGGCTGTCCCAGTCCTTTCCGCGCAGGCTTCCGCGCCGGCGGCTCCTGTCTGGTGGGAGGGCCTCCCCGGCGATCACTCGAAGGCTtagcgacgcatgcagcgagagcAGCACCGGCACCAAACACATTCCCTGGGCTGGCGTCGTCACGaaggatgcatgcaaagctGCGGCTTCAGCGCGCCGCGCCGCTCGCCAGTCGGTGGCTGACGCGAAGCAGCCCTCGCAGGTGAAGGCTGAGGGGTCCGTAGACACCCACGATACTCCAAACTGCGGAGGCTCCGTAGACGGAAACCGCTGGGATGGTGTCGCGAGGCGGGGGGAAGCTGACGACGACCCAGGTCGCAGTCTGAGTCTTGTTCAGGCTTCGTCTGAAGCGGATAGAACTGCAGTTGATTTGTGTAGCTTGGAGGTCAGAGGTGAGAAAGACGGCGCCTGTGAGGCGGGTCAAACGGAGTCTCAGCGCCACACGGGCCTCGCGCCTGGAGACAGGCTGCGAGCTGGTGATCCCAGCCTCTCGAACTCGGCACATGCATTCCAAGAACAGCGACCAGAGGCGAAGTTCTCTCGGCCTCGCGCTTTACACACAGTGCCCCGGACGATCGATTGCTCCTTGAGCTTCCTCGACGAACAGTCCAAGTGCAGCAGCGGCTTCAGTCCGTGGAACGGGACCCTGTCGGGAAcgccttcgctcttttcaGACGACCTCACCTGTGAGTCGTCCACCACGCTCTTCACGGTAGACGGGATCGGCCTCGCCGGTCCTCTGAGACTTCCTTCTATCCCCCCTCCGCTTGCGGggccttctgcctctgcgttAAACAgaggcgctgtctcctccgtctcctcggcTCCTGCGCCGCTTGCACCGCATGGGTTGCCTGCAGGTGGCGAGGGGCGCCTCTGGACGGCGGAGAGCGGCCGCTCTTCCGGCATCGCGGCAGGCGAGGAGCAAGGTGCAGAGGTCGGCCAGGTGGATAAAGGCCTTGCTTCTGTACCTCGACCGGCGCAGTCGGTTTCAACtgagagaagggaggggGAGACGATGAACCATGAGCCTCGGCTTGTCTCGGACTTGATTCAAAAcgcaggagaaacagaagaagtcTGCTTTGGTGTCGGGATGTCGTCGCTGGGCGGCGATGCACCCACGTCAGGGTCACGGAGATTCTCCCGCAGTTCCACGCCTCGCTTGGGGTCTGCTGGAACATCTCTTGGCATTTCAAACACTCGACAGgatgtttcttctcctccagaCACGGCGTTTGAGAAACCGAGGGACGCTCGTTGGACGTCGCTTGCGTCTCCGAGGGAGTTTGTGAAGAGCCAGCTCGTGGAAGAGCGACCAGCAGAGACCCGAGGTGGACTTCCTCGGCTGCTGCCCCGAATCATCTACGACCCTTCAAACGAAGAAATAGGGATGACCTGCAGCAGCCACAGAAGCAGCAGTGTGCAAGACACCCCCACAGCTAGCGCCGGTGCGAACGAGACGCCTTCAGTCTCTGCCTTCGAGCTGGAAAGAAATCTtgaaaaagcagacagaTCGGCCTCTGCAACGGAGCAGCTAAAAGGCCCCACCCCCTCGAGTCtttcgaaggagacagcaacgCTAGCTGGGGCACCTCAGGAGGCGCGATTGCCAAGGtccggagaagcagaaacgcgagagccaagaagaaagcgagaggagacgcaggagacaagaggcaagcgcgagagacagaaaggaggggaagaaggaaaacaaatgCTCGGTgaggcaggagacgcgaTTGTCGTCGTCGGAAGGTCGACAGAccgaaaagaaacagaaatgcTTCGCCAGGCAGAGGCAACACTCCCactctttgctttttctctctcctctcttgctctgGACAGAGACGGCGCCTCAGAGTCGGAGGTGGACGGAGGAGCAGATCAGCGGGCCTTTTTATCTCTGGATGCAGAGCCGGGGAACGGCGAGACTGCGAGGCCTCTCTGTGGAAGAGATCTCCCGCCCTCCGCGCCGAGCTTCGCTGATACATTGCCGAGTCCGGACCGAAGGGTGTTGAAAGAGTTTGCGCGTTTTCCAGGGGACACTGGATGCACAGAAGGactgccttcgcttctcagTGGTCAGGGATTCAAAAACAGGGAAGGAAACCGGAAAGACGAGGGAGCTgcggagcagaaggaagcgaggaaatcTGCAACTGAGGAGACCGTGGGGAGTGCAGGCTCCGGACCTCAAAGGACAAGGCCGTCGCGCCGCGGCGCCGACAGCGACGCGACGACGGTTGTGCCTCCAACCGGTGGGGCTCCAGAGGAGCGCGGGACTGACAGCAGCCGCGTCGACACAGAAGGCTCTCCAAGCAGCTGTGAAGACTGGACGAAGGCGGAGCAAAGCGTCGAGGATttccaggagacagcggccgAGGCGCGTGTACACCGGGCCGCGAGTCAGGAGCCAGAAAACGCGACAGGCGTCGAATCACAGGACTTGCGCTACGCGGCAGACAAGTATTGCCCCgcgggtgcatgcatgagCTTCGTGCTCCACTCTgagcttctctcttcggacgcagagagcgacgcgtcTCGCCGCGCGGCCGGAGGAAGGTGGCTAGGAGAATGCGCAGCTTCTCTCATGGCGAGGAACCGAGACCTTGGGGTCTCCTTGGAGGGAgagggaaagcgagaagtGAGAGACGATCTGCCTTTGGCTCTCCCTCGTGAGGGCGATGATTTGGTTGGCCGTTTTTGCACGAACTTAGTCGACCGGaacacgaggagagacagactcGCTGCGCGCCGAAGTTGCTCAGTCGATTCCGCCTTCACCGAGCAGCCTCTGGAGCCTCCCCGAAAGAGTTCCCTGGCTTTTGAAGCAGCTCACGATATCCATGCACCTTCTCGTCCAAACCCAGCGCCCGCAGATGCATCTTTTCCTCCCACAGCGCCTCGAGCAACGGCGCCACCTACGCCTGCTGTTCCAGCTTCAGAGGTCTCTTCCACACTCGTTTTCAGCTTCTCCGGGTCCGAAGGCGTCACGGTCCTCGAGCAATGGGGAGGAAGTGCAGCTCAGCTAGCCACAGAGAAagttgctgcatgcgccgatgCTGGAGAGCCTGGCGCTCCGAGCTTCTCGCTGCAGGCCTCCGGGGGGCCGCCACACCCTGGAGGGCAGAAGCCGCCGCAGCCAGGAGCTGGAGGGGaggggagggagggagagattttggagaagaagagaaactcaaGTGAGTCCGAGGAAGGCCGCGAGGACGAGCAATTCGAGAAGGCGGAGTCGAACGAGTGTGGAGGAAGcgctccttttttctctccgttcgaGGAGACCCTTGGTCCCCCCGATCCTCCTCTACCAGCAGCTGCACCGGAACGAATTCCGCCGAGCACTTGGGACGCCTCGGTCGATTTCAATATGGTTGGGGGCGAGGTTTGTGTGTACGCGGAGGACTGCCCTCAGCGCTCAGAatcgtttgcatgcagggtGAAGGACTCGAATGAAGTGAGTGGAAAGGCGTCTTTCTTGACCTCTGTGTCggaggggagaaaggcgccgtcagcagaagaaaagagcgtcgccttcgcaggTCTTTCTCGTGCTCCACCTCCAGGTT
Proteins encoded in this window:
- a CDS encoding GPI transamidase subunit PIG-U protein (encoded by transcript TGME49_275568~Predicted trans-membrane domain (TMHMM2.0):62-85:158-181:250-273:287-310:340-363:377-400:406-429:438-461:472-492:506-526), which translates into the protein MTVESLRRRHRPAVEASPAECPEAKETDSSLDATLPAPVPPPPSARSEADLPTWTRACQRKEGSIFSWQLLVLLAVGVALRLFLYSVGLTLSESTEPLVSPASASFSSFREALTLHALSFSPYTGGVYRQQPLVFLSLKWLTGAGRGADESCNTSSCQWRYYLVLIFIDLVAATALAVAAAEARTWAVSWRQKDWENSTDVTREKGPSERGKTLAKGSEESHQQPRDGVEEIVATPALVAASYFLHPMTIGAILSLTIHTLPLAFFASALACATRAGWLSRWLSVVFFGFSLYVGPPQALLLALPLAHLLHAVRTQTVQRLDLLEVLPSPKKDILPGLLRGTLLFFAGLAFCVLLHVASYFALRAYTADAADYLDSTVVSMWGVRDLGPNLGIFWYIFSLIFERYRLLFVMIFQGHCFILVVPLFVRMFRYPLAYCQVVIAIALLFQPSFCISDSAFLVSLLISRWHIVERKVAFVKLIVVAFVAVSIYPVTTELWLGRNTGNPNFVYNIQIIFQVFMGFLILEWIKGVILDRVFTSSESFEKREKTA